In one Candidatus Nealsonbacteria bacterium genomic region, the following are encoded:
- the rnpA gene encoding ribonuclease P protein component, translating into MLPKKNRLRKKKDFEKVFKNGKGFKEDFLILKIKKNKIKELRFGFIVSQKVSKKAVVRNKVKRRLREAIKEIAKNISKKADIVLIALPGLETKDFQTIKKTIEKLFKRAEILNF; encoded by the coding sequence ATGTTGCCAAAGAAGAATCGATTGAGAAAAAAAAAGGACTTTGAAAAGGTTTTTAAAAATGGTAAGGGTTTTAAGGAAGATTTTTTAATTTTGAAAATTAAAAAAAATAAAATAAAAGAACTTCGTTTTGGATTTATAGTTTCTCAGAAGGTTTCCAAAAAAGCTGTTGTCAGAAATAAAGTTAAAAGAAGACTTCGCGAAGCAATTAAAGAAATAGCAAAAAATATAAGTAAAAAGGCAGACATTGTATTAATAGCCCTTCCAGGTTTGGAGACAAAAGATTTTCAGACAATCAAAAAAACAATAGAAAAGCTATTTAAAAGGGCAGAAATTTTGAACTTTTGA
- the rsmA gene encoding ribosomal RNA small subunit methyltransferase A: MDIKTVKNLLKKYCIRPLKGLGQNFLINKRVLKKIIKTANLSQNDTVLEIGPGIGNLTLELAKKAKKVIAIEKDKKMCKVLKEVLDCQNIGNVEIIKGDVLKIKNGSMVKWLNSYKVVANLPYYITSPVIRKFLEIENQPKEIVLMVQKEVARRICSQPPKMSILAVSVQFYAKPEIISFVSKKSFWPQPNVDSAIIKITPKKISTRTVLVDSFFKIVKAGFSHPRKQLINNFSKELKMNKEKVKNWLLKNGIQPSQRAETLSVKDWLKLVKGYNN; encoded by the coding sequence ATGGACATCAAAACTGTAAAAAACTTGTTAAAAAAATACTGCATCAGACCTTTAAAAGGTTTAGGACAGAATTTTTTAATTAACAAAAGAGTTCTCAAAAAAATAATTAAAACAGCTAACCTTTCCCAAAATGACACTGTCTTAGAAATAGGACCTGGAATTGGAAATTTAACTTTGGAATTAGCAAAAAAGGCAAAAAAGGTTATTGCAATAGAAAAAGACAAAAAAATGTGTAAAGTTTTGAAAGAAGTGTTGGATTGTCAGAATATTGGAAATGTTGAAATTATAAAAGGAGATGTTTTAAAGATTAAAAATGGTTCAATGGTTAAATGGCTAAATAGCTACAAAGTAGTTGCCAACCTACCATATTACATAACCTCTCCTGTTATCAGAAAGTTTTTAGAAATAGAAAATCAGCCAAAAGAAATTGTTTTAATGGTTCAAAAAGAAGTTGCCAGAAGAATCTGTTCCCAGCCCCCGAAAATGAGTATATTAGCAGTTTCAGTCCAGTTTTATGCAAAACCTGAAATTATCTCTTTTGTCTCAAAAAAATCCTTTTGGCCCCAACCTAATGTGGACTCAGCCATCATCAAAATAACTCCAAAAAAAATCTCAACGAGAACAGTTCTCGTTGATTCGTTCTTTAAAATTGTTAAAGCTGGATTTTCTCATCCGAGAAAACAGCTAATAAATAATTTCTCTAAAGAATTAAAAATGAATAAAGAAAAAGTAAAAAATTGGCTTTTAAAAAACGGGATTCAGCCCAGCCAAAGAGCAGAAACTTTGTCTGTTAAAGATTGGTTAAAATTAGTTAAAGGTTATAACAATTAA
- a CDS encoding PrgI family protein, with protein sequence MRFTIPQFIEHEAKIIGPLTFKQFIFVGIAGAICFVLYFTVSFTIFLLSCIVLGGIALAFAFLKINNMPLPGFIANFLKYNLSPKMYLWEKKGIKEREFEEQIIIKKEEIAEDELPLKIGGKSRLKKMKTQIETRGK encoded by the coding sequence ATGCGTTTTACAATTCCTCAATTTATTGAACACGAAGCAAAAATAATAGGTCCCTTAACCTTCAAACAGTTTATTTTTGTGGGCATTGCAGGAGCTATTTGTTTTGTGCTTTATTTTACTGTTTCTTTCACTATATTTTTACTCTCCTGTATTGTTTTGGGAGGAATAGCTTTAGCGTTTGCTTTTTTAAAGATAAATAATATGCCTCTTCCCGGTTTTATTGCCAATTTTCTAAAATATAATCTTTCGCCAAAAATGTACCTTTGGGAGAAAAAAGGGATTAAAGAAAGGGAATTTGAAGAACAAATAATTATAAAAAAAGAAGAAATCGCGGAAGATGAACTTCCTTTAAAAATTGGAGGAAAGAGTCGTTTAAAAAAGATGAAAACACAAATTGAAACAAGAGGTAAATAA
- a CDS encoding membrane protein insertase YidC, with protein sequence MNLLTETFHTLLYRPLFNVLILLYKYLPGNDFGLAVIVLTFLLRLILYPLMTQSIRYQQTVSEIQPKIQEIQKKYKNNQEQQAKEIINVYKEKKISPFSVFLPLLIQLPLLIALFQVFRSGLQPESMNNLYGFISHPGEINYLFLGLISLPEPNILLAVLTAVVQFFQLKTASPKIKSKKTKKKDSISRFSEMTQKQTPYFLSVFTFVFLTKLPAALGLYWITTSLFSMGQQYILRNHDKPK encoded by the coding sequence ATGAATTTACTCACAGAAACTTTTCACACCTTATTGTATCGACCGTTGTTTAACGTCTTGATTTTATTATATAAATATTTACCCGGTAATGATTTTGGTTTGGCGGTAATTGTTTTAACTTTTTTACTGAGATTAATTCTTTATCCGTTAATGACACAGAGTATAAGATATCAACAGACCGTGAGTGAAATCCAGCCCAAAATTCAGGAAATTCAAAAAAAATATAAGAATAATCAAGAACAACAGGCAAAAGAAATAATAAACGTTTATAAAGAAAAGAAAATAAGTCCTTTTAGCGTGTTTTTACCATTATTAATTCAATTACCTCTTTTAATTGCTCTTTTTCAGGTGTTCAGGAGCGGCCTGCAGCCAGAGTCAATGAATAATCTTTACGGTTTTATTTCCCACCCCGGAGAAATTAACTATCTTTTTTTGGGTTTAATAAGTCTCCCTGAACCCAACATATTATTGGCAGTTTTGACCGCTGTTGTTCAATTCTTTCAATTAAAAACAGCAAGCCCAAAGATAAAATCTAAAAAAACAAAGAAAAAAGACAGTATTTCGCGGTTTTCAGAAATGACTCAAAAACAAACGCCTTATTTCCTTTCTGTTTTTACTTTTGTTTTTCTTACCAAACTACCAGCAGCTCTCGGACTATATTGGATAACCACTTCTTTGTTTTCAATGGGGCAGCAATATATCTTAAGAAATCATGATAAGCCCAAGTAA
- a CDS encoding type IV secretion system DNA-binding domain-containing protein, whose amino-acid sequence MEILYWIVLILISVIGGVLIFLFLKKKEKGQVLGSLDMSLFLVSMPKHRLKKEEMTGKEEKTLIGQMEQVLSSFLYLKKPGFFERIIFGSPRVVLEIASQIGGTDISFYVAVPKFLETALEKYIQGVYPRALVEKIPQDYTIFEPGGFTAGCYLKLKEPLLFPINTYKNLEKDPLATITNTLSKIAPDEGAAVQIIIKPSPLNLKKIGDKALAKIREGKTVKNAISEACRSPALSFLIELFKVFSAQPGKKPDERRMEEFRRTGSKIDESTIQSIQTKIQKPIFETNIRLLTSAPTLERAKEILSHLQGAFSQFSLFVSNSFYMVELKKKRLKKLVYDFSFRNFNPNQRVILNIEELTSIYHFPTYYTETPYIKAAKSGVAAPPAELPEKGLNLIGKVLFRGEEKRVSFATREDRRRHFYIIGQTGTGKSSLLREMIRQDIQNGEGVAVIDPHGDLIEDTLANIPKERIKDVVLFEPFDISRPIGLNMLEYESPSQKDFAVQEMIAIFHKLFPPEIIGPMFEHYMRNAMLAIMANKEDPGTLVEIPRMFTDEEFMSHKLKSVTDPIVKSFWLKEWKQTTGATRSDMLGYVVSKIGRFIGNEMMRNIIGQPHCGFDSGKIMEEGKIFLANLSKGLTGEVNSSLLGLILVSKMQMAAMRRAKVPEEKRKDFYLYIDEFQNFTTNSIATILSEARKYRLNLILAHQYIPQLVPEIRNAVLGNVGTIGAFRIGADDAEFLEKQFEPEFSRFDLVNLDNFNLVVKMMIKNNISEAFRIQTFPPKKGNLKIIELIKKISKQKYGRPKALVETEILKRSRLISL is encoded by the coding sequence ATGGAGATTTTATATTGGATAGTTCTCATTTTGATTTCAGTAATAGGGGGAGTGCTGATTTTTCTCTTTTTAAAGAAAAAAGAAAAGGGACAAGTTTTAGGGAGCTTAGATATGTCCCTTTTTTTAGTGAGTATGCCAAAGCACAGATTAAAAAAAGAAGAAATGACAGGAAAAGAAGAAAAAACCTTAATTGGCCAGATGGAACAGGTTTTAAGTAGTTTTCTTTATCTAAAAAAGCCAGGCTTTTTTGAAAGAATTATTTTTGGTTCTCCGAGGGTAGTCCTTGAGATTGCTTCTCAGATCGGTGGAACCGATATTTCTTTTTATGTAGCTGTACCTAAATTTTTGGAAACTGCTCTTGAAAAGTATATCCAGGGGGTTTATCCTCGAGCTTTGGTAGAAAAAATTCCCCAAGATTACACTATTTTTGAACCGGGTGGTTTTACTGCAGGCTGTTATTTAAAATTAAAAGAACCTCTTCTTTTTCCAATTAATACATACAAAAACTTAGAAAAAGACCCTTTAGCTACTATAACCAATACCTTAAGTAAAATTGCCCCAGATGAAGGAGCAGCAGTTCAAATAATTATTAAACCCTCACCATTGAATTTAAAAAAAATAGGCGACAAAGCTTTAGCGAAAATCAGAGAAGGCAAAACCGTGAAAAATGCGATTTCTGAAGCATGTAGGTCTCCTGCTCTTAGTTTTTTAATAGAGCTATTTAAGGTTTTTTCAGCCCAACCTGGCAAAAAGCCAGATGAAAGAAGAATGGAAGAATTCAGGAGGACCGGCTCTAAGATTGATGAAAGCACTATTCAATCTATTCAAACTAAAATCCAAAAACCAATTTTCGAAACCAATATTAGATTGCTAACTTCAGCTCCAACTTTAGAAAGAGCAAAAGAAATCTTGAGCCATCTTCAAGGAGCTTTCAGTCAATTTTCACTTTTTGTTTCCAATAGTTTCTATATGGTTGAATTGAAGAAAAAACGCCTTAAAAAACTTGTTTATGATTTTAGTTTTAGAAACTTTAACCCAAATCAAAGGGTTATTTTAAACATTGAAGAACTAACCAGTATTTACCATTTTCCCACTTATTATACTGAAACTCCTTATATTAAAGCTGCCAAAAGCGGGGTAGCAGCTCCTCCTGCTGAACTTCCAGAAAAGGGATTAAATTTAATTGGCAAAGTTCTTTTCCGGGGAGAAGAAAAAAGAGTTTCTTTTGCTACCAGAGAAGACAGAAGAAGGCATTTTTACATTATAGGTCAAACCGGAACCGGAAAAAGCAGCTTATTGCGAGAAATGATCCGCCAGGATATTCAAAATGGCGAAGGAGTAGCAGTTATAGATCCCCACGGCGATTTAATTGAGGACACCTTGGCTAATATCCCAAAAGAAAGAATAAAAGATGTAGTTTTATTCGAACCTTTTGATATCAGCCGACCTATAGGCTTAAACATGCTTGAATATGAAAGCCCCAGCCAAAAAGATTTTGCCGTCCAGGAAATGATAGCTATTTTCCATAAACTTTTCCCGCCAGAGATTATAGGTCCAATGTTTGAGCATTATATGAGAAATGCTATGTTAGCCATAATGGCAAACAAAGAAGACCCAGGTACTTTGGTTGAAATCCCCAGAATGTTTACTGATGAAGAGTTTATGTCTCATAAACTGAAAAGTGTTACAGACCCTATAGTTAAAAGCTTCTGGCTAAAAGAGTGGAAACAAACAACAGGTGCTACCAGGTCTGATATGTTAGGATATGTTGTTTCCAAAATTGGTCGTTTTATTGGAAATGAAATGATGAGAAATATTATTGGTCAACCTCATTGTGGTTTTGATTCAGGAAAAATAATGGAGGAAGGTAAGATTTTCTTAGCCAATCTTTCCAAAGGATTAACAGGCGAAGTAAATTCTTCTTTGTTGGGCTTAATTTTGGTTTCAAAAATGCAAATGGCAGCAATGAGAAGAGCCAAGGTTCCAGAAGAAAAAAGAAAAGATTTTTATTTATACATTGATGAGTTTCAAAATTTCACCACCAACAGTATCGCCACAATTCTTTCTGAAGCCAGAAAATACCGCTTAAATTTGATTTTAGCTCACCAATATATTCCTCAACTTGTTCCTGAAATCAGAAATGCTGTTTTGGGTAATGTGGGAACAATTGGAGCCTTCAGAATTGGAGCCGACGATGCTGAATTTTTGGAAAAACAATTTGAGCCAGAATTCTCTCGGTTTGATTTGGTTAATCTTGACAATTTCAATTTAGTGGTAAAGATGATGATTAAAAATAATATCTCAGAAGCTTTTAGAATTCAAACATTTCCTCCTAAAAAAGGAAATCTAAAAATTATTGAATTAATCAAAAAAATCTCAAAACAAAAATACGGCCGGCCAAAAGCGTTGGTTGAGACTGAAATCTTAAAAAGGTCAAGGTTAATCAGTCTTTAA
- a CDS encoding TraR/DksA family transcriptional regulator, which translates to MNQKALKKIKEKLKREKLQIEKELESFAKRDKKVEGDWDARFPKWNGGGSSSNMEIAADEVEEYSKLLSLEYVLEIRLKNINLALEKIKKKKYGVCEKCGKKIPNNRLEVYPEARYCLKCK; encoded by the coding sequence GTGAACCAAAAAGCACTTAAGAAAATAAAAGAAAAATTAAAAAGAGAAAAACTACAAATTGAAAAAGAACTTGAGAGTTTCGCTAAAAGAGATAAGAAAGTAGAAGGAGATTGGGATGCTCGTTTCCCCAAGTGGAATGGAGGAGGAAGCAGTTCTAATATGGAAATTGCTGCTGATGAGGTTGAAGAATACAGTAAACTTTTATCTTTAGAATATGTTTTGGAGATACGTCTTAAAAATATCAATTTAGCTTTAGAAAAGATTAAAAAGAAAAAGTATGGAGTTTGTGAAAAATGCGGCAAAAAAATTCCTAATAATCGTTTGGAAGTATATCCTGAAGCAAGATATTGTTTAAAATGTAAATAA
- the rpmH gene encoding 50S ribosomal protein L34 codes for MSITYHPKKRKRKKTHGFLKRKKTKTGRRVLKRRRRKGRKRLTV; via the coding sequence ATGTCTATTACTTATCATCCTAAAAAAAGAAAAAGAAAGAAAACACACGGTTTTTTAAAAAGAAAAAAAACCAAGACAGGAAGAAGAGTTTTAAAAAGAAGAAGGAGAAAAGGTCGGAAAAGACTAACAGTATAA
- a CDS encoding M23 family metallopeptidase, translating into MSDSYNKVKEILKPLFGALILITFVYVCSLRNTEKVLVLDLFSASVVNSQNVFASLSQKSQPELPEFILEQRNSFRAICPPFTITPKVLGALFEGFDFKDVQKTIVEYIVEQGDSLWSIAAKFDVSVNSILWANDLQKTTIQPGQKLIIPPVSGIIHHVKSGDTVSAIAKNYKAKTEEIVSFNQLSGEADIFIGDILVVPNGVMPSPTVQTASTWVPLGKSYFICPISLPCRITQGLHWYNAIDFSHGKCGESIYAAAGGTVLKVKLTNSTSRWAFGGAGNHLTILHPNGVVTMYGHILSSFVNPGDQVYQGQIIALMGGQSGTPGAGMSTGCHVHFGVSGARNPFAY; encoded by the coding sequence ATGTCTGATTCTTATAACAAAGTGAAAGAAATTTTAAAACCGCTTTTTGGAGCGCTTATTTTAATCACCTTTGTTTACGTCTGTTCTTTAAGAAACACTGAGAAGGTTTTGGTTTTAGATTTATTTTCAGCAAGTGTTGTCAATTCCCAGAATGTTTTTGCGAGCTTGTCTCAAAAATCACAACCAGAACTACCAGAATTTATTTTAGAGCAAAGGAATAGCTTTCGGGCAATCTGTCCACCTTTTACCATTACCCCAAAAGTTTTGGGGGCTTTGTTTGAAGGTTTTGATTTTAAAGACGTTCAAAAAACAATTGTTGAGTATATTGTTGAACAAGGAGATAGTTTGTGGTCAATCGCTGCTAAATTTGATGTTTCTGTAAATAGCATTCTCTGGGCTAATGATTTGCAAAAAACAACAATTCAACCCGGACAAAAACTAATTATTCCGCCCGTGTCCGGTATAATCCACCACGTTAAATCAGGAGATACTGTTAGCGCTATTGCAAAAAACTATAAAGCTAAAACAGAAGAAATAGTTTCTTTCAATCAGCTTTCAGGCGAGGCTGATATTTTTATTGGAGATATTTTAGTTGTTCCAAACGGAGTAATGCCTTCTCCTACCGTACAAACTGCTTCCACCTGGGTTCCGTTAGGTAAAAGTTATTTTATCTGTCCAATATCTTTACCCTGTCGAATTACTCAAGGTCTTCACTGGTATAATGCGATTGATTTTAGTCACGGCAAATGCGGAGAGTCAATATATGCTGCTGCCGGCGGCACGGTGCTGAAAGTTAAATTAACCAATTCTACTTCCCGCTGGGCTTTTGGAGGCGCCGGGAATCATTTAACAATTTTACACCCAAATGGAGTAGTAACAATGTACGGACATATTTTGAGCAGTTTTGTTAATCCTGGCGATCAAGTTTATCAGGGGCAAATAATAGCTTTAATGGGCGGACAGTCCGGAACACCGGGAGCAGGAATGTCTACAGGTTGCCATGTACATTTTGGAGTCAGCGGAGCCAGAAATCCTTTCGCCTACTAA
- a CDS encoding YifB family Mg chelatase-like AAA ATPase, producing MPSKVFSTAIVGLSAQIIEIETDASYGLRHFEIVGLPDKAVQESRERVGAAIESSGFKSPHRQPVRVLVSLAPADLKKQGSLYDLPIALGYLLADKKINFNPGGKIILGELALDGRLRPVKGVISFAIACKEKGFSELILPKENANEASLIKGVKVIGIENLRETVDYLEGKKEIKPREIEIKDFLQHPEYSIDLGYIKGQELSKRALEIVAAGGHNLLMIGPPGAGKTLLAKAIPSILPPLSFKESLEVTKIYSVAGLLAKNKPLISQRQFRSPHHSSSETALIGGGIPPRPGEITLAHRGVLFLDEFPEFHRDVLESLRQPIEEGKITISRARYSLTLPARFTLVTASNPCPCGYYKDPERNCTCTNSQIQKYKRKLSGPLMDRVDLFITVPQLKYDKLTAADEENSSLKIRERVAKTRQIQRERFKAEKTNSEIKIPQIKKYCQVDLASQSLLRKYVDSGKLSARGYHRVLRVARTIADLENSEKISYPHISEALMYRIREDV from the coding sequence ATGCCCTCCAAAGTCTTCTCAACAGCCATTGTGGGCTTGTCAGCTCAAATCATTGAAATAGAAACAGATGCCTCATACGGATTGAGGCATTTTGAAATTGTGGGACTCCCTGACAAAGCAGTGCAGGAATCAAGGGAGAGAGTAGGGGCTGCGATTGAAAGCTCAGGATTTAAATCTCCTCATCGTCAGCCTGTCAGGGTTCTGGTCTCTTTAGCACCGGCTGACCTTAAAAAACAAGGTTCATTGTACGATTTGCCAATCGCCTTAGGTTATCTTTTAGCTGACAAAAAAATTAATTTTAATCCCGGAGGAAAAATAATCTTGGGTGAATTAGCTTTAGACGGCAGATTAAGACCCGTAAAAGGTGTGATATCTTTTGCTATAGCTTGCAAAGAAAAAGGTTTTTCTGAACTAATCTTGCCAAAGGAAAATGCTAACGAAGCGAGCTTAATAAAAGGGGTAAAAGTAATTGGCATAGAAAATTTAAGAGAAACTGTTGATTATTTAGAAGGAAAAAAGGAAATTAAACCTCGAGAAATAGAAATTAAGGATTTTCTCCAACATCCTGAGTATTCAATTGATTTAGGATATATTAAAGGACAAGAGTTAAGTAAAAGAGCCCTGGAAATTGTAGCTGCCGGCGGCCATAATCTTTTAATGATAGGACCGCCCGGGGCTGGAAAAACTCTTTTAGCAAAAGCTATTCCTTCAATCCTGCCTCCTCTTTCTTTTAAAGAATCATTAGAAGTAACAAAGATTTACAGTGTAGCTGGATTATTAGCTAAAAACAAACCTTTGATTTCGCAGAGACAATTCCGCTCACCGCATCACAGTTCCTCTGAAACAGCTTTAATTGGCGGTGGAATCCCTCCGAGACCTGGCGAAATAACTTTGGCTCATCGGGGAGTTTTATTTTTAGACGAATTTCCAGAATTCCATCGCGATGTTTTAGAATCTTTGCGTCAACCAATCGAAGAAGGTAAAATAACAATTTCAAGAGCAAGATATTCCCTGACCCTGCCTGCGCGTTTCACCTTAGTGACTGCCTCAAACCCTTGTCCCTGCGGTTATTACAAAGACCCTGAAAGAAACTGTACCTGCACTAATTCTCAAATCCAAAAATACAAAAGAAAACTTTCAGGTCCCTTAATGGATAGAGTTGACCTTTTTATAACTGTTCCTCAATTAAAATATGATAAATTAACGGCAGCCGATGAGGAAAATTCAAGTCTAAAAATAAGAGAAAGGGTTGCCAAAACTCGTCAAATCCAACGAGAAAGATTTAAAGCAGAAAAAACCAACTCAGAAATAAAGATTCCCCAGATAAAAAAATACTGCCAGGTTGATCTTGCGAGTCAAAGTCTTTTAAGAAAATATGTTGATTCTGGAAAATTATCAGCCAGGGGTTATCATCGGGTTTTAAGGGTAGCACGCACTATTGCTGATTTGGAAAACTCAGAAAAAATCAGCTATCCGCACATTTCAGAAGCCCTAATGTATAGAATAAGAGAAGATGTTTAA
- a CDS encoding PD40 domain-containing protein, which produces MKKKIKIAIVAVVLIAIMISGGIGLACYLMQMSENEIEDGVPGEDEDEEIIDEEPDEEPEEILPERKILFISQGKTSTGETFCNISIINADGTDKIEIDTGIFSHSIFFPHLSPDGEKIAYTISSTLYVINTDGTGKTVLDEGCSVAEWSPDGTKLLCRWNMSIHVINVDGTGKIQLLDNPFTAFWSPDGTKILCLGWDGSLYVINVDGTGKIQLDSCGGHLPSWSPNGEKIVYGDDSGYLCIINVDGTGKTKIDDEKIGGSRIRWSPNGEKIAYVIEQNSTLCFINPDGTGKTKVDSEVDKWDSCLIWSPDGTKILYYSNFTAGNIYYIINTDGTGKIELGRVYVEVESPSWSPDGQWLVYAVGPSYEDSYIYTIRSDATAKTELTQGYYAEWLL; this is translated from the coding sequence ATGAAAAAGAAGATTAAAATAGCTATTGTTGCTGTGGTGTTGATTGCTATTATGATATCTGGAGGGATAGGACTTGCTTGCTATCTTATGCAGATGTCAGAAAATGAAATAGAAGATGGAGTTCCAGGAGAAGATGAGGATGAAGAAATAATAGACGAAGAACCAGACGAAGAACCAGAAGAAATTCTACCTGAAAGAAAAATCCTTTTTATTTCACAAGGAAAAACATCAACGGGAGAGACATTTTGCAATATATCCATTATTAATGCTGACGGAACAGACAAGATAGAGATTGATACAGGAATTTTTTCCCATTCTATCTTTTTTCCCCATTTATCACCTGATGGGGAAAAGATTGCCTATACTATATCCTCTACCTTATATGTTATAAACACTGATGGCACAGGTAAAACTGTGCTTGATGAGGGATGTAGTGTTGCTGAATGGTCACCTGATGGAACAAAGCTTCTCTGCCGTTGGAATATGTCTATACATGTCATTAACGTTGACGGAACCGGAAAAATTCAACTACTTGATAACCCCTTCACTGCTTTCTGGTCACCTGATGGAACAAAGATTCTCTGCCTTGGCTGGGATGGCTCTTTATATGTCATTAATGTTGACGGAACCGGAAAAATTCAACTTGATAGCTGTGGTGGACACCTACCTTCTTGGTCTCCTAATGGAGAAAAAATTGTTTACGGAGATGATTCTGGATACCTTTGTATCATAAACGTTGACGGAACGGGAAAAACTAAGATAGATGATGAAAAAATAGGAGGCAGCCGCATTAGATGGTCACCTAATGGAGAAAAAATTGCCTACGTAATTGAACAAAATTCAACTCTCTGTTTTATAAATCCTGATGGAACAGGTAAAACTAAGGTAGATTCTGAGGTAGACAAGTGGGATAGTTGTTTAATTTGGTCGCCCGACGGAACAAAGATTCTCTACTATAGTAATTTTACTGCGGGAAATATCTATTATATTATAAACACTGACGGGACTGGTAAAATAGAATTGGGTAGAGTATATGTAGAAGTAGAATCTCCTTCCTGGTCGCCTGATGGACAATGGCTTGTTTATGCGGTCGGTCCGTCTTATGAAGACAGTTACATTTACACTATAAGGTCTGATGCTACGGCTAAAACTGAACTTACTCAAGGTTACTACGCTGAATGGCTTCTATAA
- a CDS encoding DUF4177 domain-containing protein has protein sequence MVYGEQWEYKVIELDWEPKKREKQLNHLGFQGWELAAVTAYEAYKGWSGTPMRYAYLKRKKV, from the coding sequence ATGGTTTATGGAGAGCAATGGGAATATAAGGTTATAGAATTGGATTGGGAGCCCAAAAAACGAGAAAAGCAATTGAATCATCTTGGATTTCAAGGATGGGAATTAGCAGCTGTAACAGCATATGAAGCATATAAAGGGTGGTCAGGTACTCCAATGAGATATGCATACCTTAAACGAAAGAAAGTTTAA
- a CDS encoding KH domain-containing protein, which yields MISPSNLEEIKQITKEFFKKTTFDVEIEFLPQKDITLPINLETEEPQILIGEKGQTLVDIQRLLKAILKRKIQENFYIDLDINGYKKKKVEYLKELARSVADEVSLMKEEKNLPPMPAYERRVIHMELAERSNIATESIGKEPERRVIIRPYP from the coding sequence ATGATAAGCCCAAGTAATTTAGAAGAAATTAAACAAATTACAAAAGAATTTTTTAAAAAAACTACTTTTGATGTAGAAATTGAGTTTTTACCTCAAAAAGACATTACCCTGCCCATAAACTTAGAAACAGAAGAGCCCCAGATTTTAATCGGGGAAAAAGGGCAGACCTTAGTTGATATACAGCGCTTATTAAAAGCAATTTTAAAAAGAAAAATTCAAGAAAACTTCTATATTGATTTAGATATTAACGGCTACAAAAAGAAAAAAGTTGAGTATTTAAAAGAATTAGCCAGGTCGGTTGCAGATGAAGTTTCTTTAATGAAAGAAGAAAAAAATCTTCCCCCTATGCCAGCTTATGAAAGAAGAGTTATTCATATGGAATTAGCAGAGAGAAGCAATATAGCTACAGAGAGTATTGGCAAAGAACCTGAAAGAAGAGTAATAATAAGACCCTACCCTTGA